Proteins encoded within one genomic window of Stigmatopora argus isolate UIUO_Sarg chromosome 21, RoL_Sarg_1.0, whole genome shotgun sequence:
- the aunip gene encoding aurora kinase A- and ninein-interacting protein, with translation MKTAKAVHPKPVPEECGVWLDTVLLKEKAKQKKTVRPISKMLNPLAKSGRYSLAAMVHFTQTKMEMPRTKQSSINSYFSPLIKPVATSNVKHGSDYSDVQEQNAEHEIQKDEREQIYQVGEEQQEMEPNIWSRVQEDQLDETGKNIHFRFLEDQADEMNLSQRSSALMTQTLTDFNLSEETFANHVFGKTSSQKPQLVDPRDDDLKENVVFNWSSPLKKRARHDDESLAQMFTQDSDGFHVIAHRNRRSPFKKHGDLAAMEPSKTLFEVQEALFTRDSEGNMVIKH, from the exons ATGAAGACAGCTAAAGCTGTCCATCCGAAACCTGTACCCGAAGAATGTGGTGTGTGGTTGGACACCGTGCTGCTCAAAGAAAAAGCTAAGCAG aaaaaaacagtccgTCCCATCTCCAAGATGCTCAACCCTCTGGCCAAAAGTGGCAGGTACAGTTTAGCGGCGATGGTCCACTTCACGCAGACCAAGATGGAGATGCCGAGGACCAAGCAGAGCTCCATAAATAGCTATTTTTCACCTCTAATTAAACCGGTCGCAACATCAAATGTAAAACATGGAAGCGACTACAGTGATGTTCAGGAACAGAATGCCGAGCACGAAATCCAAAAAGACGAAAGAGAACAAATATACCAAGTTGGAGAAGAGCAACAAGAGATGGAACCCAACATCTGGAGCAGAGTCCAGGAAGATCAATTAGATGAAACGGGAAAAAACATCCACTTTAGATTCCTAGAAGATCAAGCCGATGAGATGAACTTAAGCCAAAGATCCTCTGCTCTCATGACCCAAACGTTAACAGACTTTAATCTCAGCGAAGAGACCTTTGCGAACCACGTGTTCGGCAAGACCTCCTCTCAGAAACCTCAACTCGTTGACCCTCGTGACGACGATCTGAAAGAAAATGTCGTCTTCAACTGGTCTTCTCCTCTGAAAAAACGAGCCAGGCACGACGACGAGAGCCTGGCTCAAATGTTCACGCAGGACTCCGACGGTTTTCATGTGATCGCGCATCGAAATCGTAGGAGTCCCTTCAAAAAACATGGCGACTTGGCTGCGATGGAACCCTCAAAAACTTTATTTGAAGTGCAGGAAGCGCTTTTCACACGAGACTCTGAAGGGAATATGGTGATAAAACATTGA